A single Vigna radiata var. radiata cultivar VC1973A chromosome 8, Vradiata_ver6, whole genome shotgun sequence DNA region contains:
- the LOC106772405 gene encoding NADH dehydrogenase [ubiquinone] flavoprotein 1, mitochondrial has product MRGILSLRSALVQHRSEKLGLGLRQFSTQGASTPTSPQPPPPPASPQPPPPPPPPEKTHFGGLKDEDRIFTNLYGLHDPFLKGAMKRGDWYRTKDLVIKGTDWIVNEMKKSGLRGRGGAGFPSGLKWSFMPKVSDGRPSYLVVNADESEPGTCKDREIMRHDPHKLLEGCLIAGVGMRATAAYIYIRGEYVNERKNLEKARQEAYAAGLLGKNACGSGYDFDVHIHFGAGAYICGEETALLESLEGKQGKPRLKPPFPANAGLYGCPTTVTNVETVAVSPTILRRGPEWFAGFGRKNNAGTKLFCVSGHVNKPCTVEEEMSIPLKELIERHCGGVRGGWDNLLAVIPGGSSVPLLPKSICDDVLMDYDALKAVQSGLGTAAVIVMDKSTDVVDAIARLSYFYKHESCGQCTPCREGTGWLWTIMERMKVGNAKLEEIDMLQELTKQIEGHTICALGDAAAWPVQGLIRHFRPELERRIRENAERELLQATG; this is encoded by the coding sequence ATGAGGGGAATTCTTTCACTAAGGTCAGCCTTGGTTCAACATCGTAGTGAGAAATTGGGTCTTGGTTTAAGACAATTTAGCACTCAGGGTGCTTCTACTCCTACTTCACCACAGCCGCCACCGCCACCTGCTTCACCACAGCCGCCACCGCCTCCTCCACCACCAGAAAAAACCCATTTTGGTGGCCTTAAGGATGAGGACAGGATATTTACTAACTTATATGGGCTACATGACCCTTTTCTGAAAGGTGCCATGAAACGTGGTGATTGGTATCGAACTAAAGATCTGGTAATCAAGGGTACTGATTGGATTgtgaatgaaatgaaaaagtCTGGCCTCCGTGGGCGTGGTGGTGCTGGTTTCCCTTCGGGCCTCAAATGGTCATTCATGCCCAAAGTATCTGATGGCCGCCCTTCCTATCTTGTTGTTAATGCTGATGAAAGTGAACCTGGAACTTGCAAAGACAGGGAAATCATGCGGCATGACCCACATAAGCTGTTAGAGGGTTGCTTGATTGCTGGAGTGGGAATGAGGGCTACTGCTGCTTACATCTACATCAGGGGTGAATATGTGAATGAACGTAAGAATCTTGAAAAGGCTAGGCAAGAGGCTTATGCAGCTGGTTTATTGGGTAAGAATGCTTGTGGCTCAGGCTATGATTTTGATGTTCATATCCACTTTGGTGCTGGAGCTTATATTTGTGGTGAGGAGACAGCCCTCTTGGAGAGTCTTGAAGGGAAACAAGGTAAACCAAGATTGAAGCCACCTTTCCCAGCCAATGCTGGGTTGTATGGTTGTCCTACCACTGTTACAAATGTGGAGACTGTGGCTGTTTCTCCAACCATTCTAAGGCGTGGGCCTGAATGGTTTGCCGGTTTTGGTAGGAAGAACAATGCTGGGACAAAGCTGTTTTGTGTGTCAGGGCATGTGAACAAGCCTTGCACCGTTGAAGAGGAAATGAGTATTCCGCTGAAGGAGTTGATAGAGAGGCACTGTGGAGGTGTTAGAGGAGGATGGGATAATTTACTTGCAGTGATTCCAGGAGGGTCGTCTGTTCCTCTGCTTCCAAAGAGTATATGTGATGATGTCTTGATGGATTATGATGCGCTAAAGGCTGTCCAGTCTGGGTTGGGAACTGCAGCTGTGATTGTGATGGATAAATCTACTGATGTTGTGGATGCTATTGCAAGGCTTTCTTACTTCTACAAGCATGAAAGCTGTGGGCAGTGCACCCCATGCAGGGAGGGAACTGGCTGGCTTTGGACGAtcatggaaagaatgaaagttGGCAATGCCAAGCTAGAAGAAATTGATATGCTTCAGGAGTTAACTAAACAAATTGAGGGTCATACAATTTGTGCTTTGGGTGATGCTGCTGCATG